In Halomonas alkalicola, the following proteins share a genomic window:
- the accA gene encoding acetyl-CoA carboxylase carboxyl transferase subunit alpha yields MNPNYLDFEQPIAELQAKIEELRLVGNDSQLNLSDEIERLQEKSRKLTESIFKDLTPWQVSQLSRHPQRPYTLDYLEHVFTDFDELHGDRHFADDAAIVGGVARLDDRPVMVIGHQKGRDVKEKVRRNFGMPRPEGYRKACRLMEMAERFKMPVLTFIDTPGAYPGIDAEERGQSEAIAYNLAVMSRLRTPIIATVVGEGGSGGALAIGVCDELAMLQYSTYSVISPEGCASILWRSADKASDAAQAMGVTAERLRELGFVDTLIEEPLGGAHRQPVTTAERVREALLASLERLEAMDTDALLARRYERLMSYGAPV; encoded by the coding sequence ATGAATCCCAACTATCTCGACTTCGAACAGCCCATCGCCGAGCTCCAGGCCAAGATCGAGGAGCTGCGCCTGGTCGGCAACGACAGCCAGCTCAACCTCAGCGACGAGATCGAGCGCCTCCAGGAGAAGAGCCGCAAGCTCACCGAGTCCATCTTCAAGGACCTCACCCCCTGGCAGGTCTCGCAGCTCTCCCGCCATCCCCAGCGTCCCTACACCCTGGACTACCTGGAGCACGTCTTCACCGACTTCGACGAGCTCCACGGCGACCGCCACTTCGCCGATGATGCCGCCATCGTCGGCGGCGTGGCGCGCCTCGACGACCGTCCGGTGATGGTGATCGGCCACCAGAAGGGCCGCGACGTGAAGGAGAAGGTGCGCCGCAACTTCGGCATGCCGCGCCCCGAGGGCTATCGCAAGGCGTGCCGCCTGATGGAGATGGCCGAGCGGTTCAAGATGCCGGTGCTCACCTTCATCGACACTCCCGGCGCCTATCCCGGCATCGATGCCGAGGAGCGCGGCCAGTCCGAGGCCATCGCCTACAACCTGGCGGTGATGTCGCGCCTGCGTACGCCGATCATCGCCACCGTGGTGGGCGAGGGCGGCTCCGGGGGGGCACTGGCCATCGGCGTCTGTGACGAGCTGGCCATGCTGCAGTACTCCACCTACTCGGTGATCTCCCCCGAGGGCTGCGCCTCCATCCTGTGGCGCAGCGCCGACAAGGCCTCCGACGCCGCCCAGGCCATGGGCGTCACCGCCGAGCGCCTTCGCGAGCTCGGCTTCGTGGATACCCTGATCGAGGAGCCGCTGGGCGGCGCCCACCGCCAGCCGGTTACCACCGCCGAGCGGGTCAGGGAGGCGCTGCTGGCCAGCCTCGAGCGCCTCGAGGCGATGGATACCGATGCGCTGCTGGCGCGTCGTTATGAGCGCCTGATGAGCTACGGCGCTCCGGTCTGA